GGCGTACCGGGCACGCTGTCGAACCGGGCGCCGCCGGCCAATGCCAATCCGGCCGACGCCGCCAAGCCCGCCACCGATCCGGCCAACGGCAACGACGGCAGCGCGCGCAAGAACGCCACCACCCGCCAGTACGCTTACGATCGCAGCATCACCCAGACCAAGCGCAGCCGTGGCAGCCTGGAAAAACTGAGCGTGGCCGTGGTGCTGGCGCAAGCGGCCGCGCCAACGCCGGCCTCCGGCTGGAGTGCGGCCGAGATTGCCAATATCGACAAGCTGCTGCGCAACGGTCTCGGCATCAACGCCGAACGCGGCGACCAGCTGGTGGTCTCCGCCATGAACTTCCCGGCCAAGGCGGCCGTGGTGCCATGGTGGCAGGAACGCGACAACGTGGTCGATATCAGCTCGTACGTGATTTACGGCGTCGGCTTCCTGCTTGGCTACCTGCTGCTGCTGCGTCCGTTGCTGCGCCTGGTGACGATGCGCTTTGCCCCGGATCCGAAGGAACAGGCCCGCACTGCAACCGAACGCCGCGCGGCCGAAGCGGCCGCCGTGGCCGCCGCCCGCGAAGCCAAAGACGCCAATGGCAACCCGGTTGCCGCGCTGCCTGGCACCCCTGCCATGCCGGCGCTGGGCGCCGACGGCCTGCCGACGCTGCCAAGCGCCACCGGCCCGACCACCATGGTGCCGCTGCTGGAAAACTACGATCTGCCGCCACCAGGCTCGGCGGTGGATGTGATGGTCGATCACCTGAAAGTACTGGCCGAGAAAGAGCCGGAGCGCGTCGCCGAAGTCGTCAAACAATGGATGCAGAAAAATGGCCGAACTCAATAATTACCAGGATAACGACGGCGAATTTGGCGCTCAAGCCAAGCTGACGCCGGTCGAACAGGCCGCCATCGTGCTGCTGAGCATAGGCGAGGAACCGGCTGCCGCCGTGCTGCGCTGCCTGTCGCGCGAGGAGCTGATCGAAGTCACGCAAGTGATGTCGCGCATGAGCGGCATCAAGGTCGAATCGGTCAAGAACGCGATGCAGACCTTCTTCGACGACTACCGCCAGCAATCGGGTGTGCACGGCGCGTCGCGCAGCTACCTCAAGCGCTCGCTGGACCTGGCGCTCGGCTCCGACCTGGCCAACACGGTGTTGAACAATATCTACGGCGACGAACTGCGGCCGAAAATGGCGCGCCTGCAATGGGCTTCGCCGAAGTGGCTGGCCGAGTACATCTCCAACGAGCACGTGCAGATGCAAGCCGTGTTCCTGGCCTTCCTGCCGCCGGCGCTGGCCGGCCAGATCATCGACGCCCTGCCGGTCGAAGGCCGCGACCTGGTGCTGCTGAACCTGGCGCGCATGGACGAGATCGACCGCGAACTGCTGCAAGAGCTCGATGAGCTGGTGGTGCGTTGCCTGAGCTCGTTCGATTCGCAGAGCACCAGCGTCGAAGGCATCCGCCAGACCGCCGAGATTCTCAACCGCCTGCCAGGCAACCGCGCGCAGATGGTGGAGCTGCTGCGCGCCCACGACCCGGACGTGGTCTCGAAGATCGAACTGTCGATGTACGACTTCCTGATCCTGGCCAACCAGTCCGAAAATGCGCTGTCGCGCATCATCGAGGAAGTACCGCTCGAGCAATGGGCGATCGCGCTCAAGGGCGCCGAAGTGTCGATTCGCGATGCCATTCTCAAGACCATGCCGAAACGCCAGGCGCAAGCCTTCGAGGACATGATGCGCCGCGCCGGCCCGATGCCGATGTCGCGCATTGAGCAAACCCGCCAGGAAATCATGAACACCGTCAAGGCCCTGGCCGACAACGGCGAAGTCGAGATCCAGCTGTTTGCCGAACAGGTGGTTGAATGAAGCAGTTCCGCGCCTACCGCTTTCCGCCGCTGGCCCAGTTCACCAGCATGGCACAGCAGCGCGCGGCCGCCAACGGCAACGCCGGTGGCGGTGACGCTGGCGCCCAGTGGGCCGCCTCGGTCACCGAAGGCTTCGAACAAGGCCAGCGCGACGGCTATGAAATCGGCCTGGCCCGGGGCCAGGAAGACGGCTACGAAGCCGGCCGCAACGCCGGCCAGCAGCAGGGCCGCGAAGAAGGCCGCCACGAAACCCTGGTGGCCTACGACCAGATGGCGCGCCCGGTCGATGCCATGCTCAAGAGTTTGAAGAAGCTGCGTTCCGACTACCGCGCCGCCCAGCGCAAGGAAGTGGTGGACCTGGTGGCCAAGGTGGCGCGCCAGGTGATCCGCGCCGAGCTGGCCTTGCAGCCGGTGCAGCTGATGTCGCTGGTAGAGGAAACCCTGGCCTCGATGCCGCCCACCCGCGAAGAAATCGACGTTTACCTCAATCCCGAAGAACTCAAACGCATCACCGAGCTCGATCCCAAGCGTTCCAAGAAATGGCACCTGATCGGCGACGCCCGCCTGGAAGTGGGCGAATGCCGGATCAAGGCTGGCGATAATGAAGTCGATGCTGGCTGTCATCAACGTCTTGCTGCGGTCATGGAACAGGTCGATAATCAATTGCAGGCCGCCGACGGCGGTGATGATGACGATACGGAGAGCGAACAGTGATCGCCGATGCCTTGCGCAATCTCGAACTGGGCAGCGTTCCCATGGCCACCCCTACGGGTCGGCTGGTGGGCGCGTCCGGTTTGCTGCTCGAGGCGGTCGGCTGTCCCTTGCATACCGGCCAGCGTTGCCAGATCGAGACAGTGAGCGGCGAGTGGCTCGACGCCCAGGTCGTCGGTTTCCGCGACAAGGTGTCGTATTTGATGCCATTCAAAAAGGCGATCGGCCTGACCACCGGCGCGCGGGTGTTGCCTTCGCCCGACAAGATCAACCTGCAAATCGGTTCCGGCTGGCTGGGCCGCATGGTCAACGGCCTCGGTGAACCGATCGACGGCCTGGGCAAGCTGGGCGGCGACTTTCCGCTCGACTCGCAGCCGCCGCGCATCAACCCCCTCAGGAAGAAGCCGGTCACCGAGCCGCTCGATGTCGGCGTGCGCGCCATCAATGCCATGCTGACCCTGGGCCGCGGCCAGCGCGTGGGCCTGATGGCCGGCTCCGGCGTCGGCAAATCCGTGCTGCTGGGCCTGATGACGCGGCAGACCGTGGCCGACGTGGTCGTGGTGGGCCTGATCGGCGAACGCTCGCGCGAAGTGCGCGAATTCGTCGATATGTCGCTCGGTAAAGAGGGCTTGCAGAAGGCGGTGCTGGTGATCGCCCCGGCCGACGAAAGCCCGCTGATGCGCATCATGGCCACCGAATTGTGCCACTCGATCGCGGCGCATTACCGCGACCAGGGCAAGAACGTGCTGCTGCTGGTCGATTCGCTGACCCGCTACGCGATGGCGCTGCGCGAAGTGGCGCTGGCGCTGGGCGAGCCGCCGGCGACCAAGGGTTATCCGCCATCGGTATTTTCCGCCCTGCCCCAGCTGGTGGAATCGGCCGGCAACGGCGAAAACCAGGTAGGCAGCATGAGCGCCATCTACACCGTGCTGGCCGAAGGCGACGACCAGCAGGATCCGGTGGTCGATACCGCGCGGGCGATTCTCGACGGCCACATCGTGCTGACCCGCGAACTGGCCGAGCGCGGCCATTACCCGGCGATCGATATCGGCCAGTCGATCAGCCGCTGCATGAGCCAGGTGATCACGCCGGAGCACATGCTGGCGGCGCGCGCGCTGAAAGCGAGCATGTCGCGCCACGACCGCGTGCGCGACCTGATACCGCTGGGCGCCTATGTACCGGGCGCCGACCTGGTCACCGACAAGGCCGTGATGCTGCATCCGCGCGTGGAACAGTTCCTGTGCCAGGGCACCAAGGAAGAAGCGCCGTACGCGCCATGCATCATCCAACTTGAAACGCTGATGAAGTGACACCTTGAAGTGAGACCGACACTATGAGCCAGCACAACATCCGCAACCTGACCACCCTGGTCGCCCTGCGCAACACCGAAGTGGAGCGCCTGCAGACCGAGATGGCCGAAAAGACCAACTTGCGCGATCGTTACCAGAAAAACCTCGACCGCCTGACCGGGCTGTACGTCAACATGGGCGCCAGCGGCAACCTGCACCCTGCCCTGGCCGGCAATTGCGGCGACTACAAGCAGGCCGTGATGGTGATGGCCGACAACCACCGGGTGGACCTGCATTTGCACGAGGCCGACATGGCGGTGTCGCAGCAGGCGCTCAACGCGGCCTGGGCCAAGCGCGAGGTATTGGGCAAGGTGCTCGACAAGCAGCACAAGGTGGTTCAGAAGGAGCAACATTCCAAGGAACGCAAGCAGCATGATGAATTGGCAACGCAAGCGTGGTGGCGCGGGCAAAAGTAAGTGGGCTTGCGCGCAACACCGGAAAAATAGTTAAAAAACTTTTCATATGGAAACGATTAGGGTCGCCTTGTATCAGGGTACACTCACTCATTGTTTCCAGGAGCAACAAAATGGCCGTCATCACCAGTCCAACCTACGATCCGCAAACCACGGCCACCAACTTGGCCAACGCCTATATCAAGGCGCCCCAGGCCGTGCTCGACGCCCAGGTCGCGCGGGACAAATCCGACACGGCCGCGCTGGCGACGCTGGGCACGGCCTTGTCCACGTTCCAGACCGCGATCAACGCGCTGGCCAATGGCGCCAGCAAGACCATCAGTGCGCGCGGCGCCACCTTCAGCGACACCACCATTGCCACCGGCAGCGCCGGCGCGCTCGCTGCTGCCGGCAGCTATTCGTTCTACGTGGAACAGGTGGCCACGGCCGGCCAGGTATCGTTCGGCATCAGCAACGGCCTGGCGCCGAATAACGGCAAGCTGAACATCAAGATGGGCGACAACTCGAACATCGAGATCGACCTGGCCACGGCCAACACTGACAACAATGGCGAACTGACGCCGAAGGAAATCGCCGCCGCCATCAACGCGTCGGCCGACAACGACGGCAAGCTGACCGCATCGACCATCACCATCAACGGCGACACCCGCCTGGTGCTGACCTCGACCAAGACCGGCAAGGACGCCGGCGTGGAAGAGATCACGCTGACCGGCGCCAGCGACCAGACGCTGGCCGACGATCTGGCGGACAAGACCATATTGACCGCTGCCAACAACGCGATTGTCTGGTCCGGCCCCAAGACCACCGGCACCAAGATCGAACAGGCTTCCAACACCTTCACCGTCATCGACGATGTGAGTTTCACCATCGCCAAGGCGCAGGGCGCCAGCGATGCGCCAATCACGCTCAAGGTAGGTGCCGACACTGCCGCCACCACCGCCAATGTCCAGGCGTTTGTCACGGCATATAACAATTTGTATAACGCCGTCAACGCGCTGACCCAGGCCGGCAACGCCGCCAGCAACGTCACCCCGGGTGTGCTGAACGCCGACTCGGGCGTCAAGGCGCTGCGCGACCAGCTGGGCACCGCCTTGCGTGCGGCGACCGGCGGCCTGTCCCTGGTGAGCTTTGGCATTACCGGCAATCGCGACGGCACGCTGTCGCTCGATACCGCGCGCCTGACCAAGGCCGTGGCCGCCAACCCGGGATCACTGGACACCATGTTCGGCAGCTCGTCGTCGCTGGGCCTGAACGACAGCGGCGTGCTCGGTAAAATGAACAAGCTGATCAGCAGCTGGACCGACACTTCCAAAGGTACGATCTCGGTGCGCAAGCAGGCCAGCGCCAAGCTGCAAAGCCAGCTGGCCGACCGCCAGACCGCGCTGGAAGTGCAGTTCAACAATGCCTACCGCCGCTACCTGACCCAGTTTACGACGTTGCAGCAGTTGCAGTCGTCGATGACCAACACGTCGAACCTGTTCACGGAGCTGTTCTCCAGCAGTAGTAAAACTTAAAGCATCAACCACGGGCGGCAACCGCCGCCTTTTACATAGTACGGTGAACACCATGTTGAATCACGAAGCTTATAGCAGTTACCACGCCACCAACCTCGACGCGCAGGTCGCCCGCGCCTCGCCCGTCGAACTGGTGCTGGTATTGACCGACGGCCTGCTCGAAGAGCTGGCGCGCGCGCGCGGCCATATTGCCGGCAAACGCTACGAGCTCAAGGCGATTAGCCTGAACAAGTGCACCGACATCATCAACGGTCTGTCGAGCTCACTCGACTACGACAACGGCGGCGAGGTGGTCAAGAATCTCGGCCGCCTCTACGAATACTGCGCCAGCCGCCTGTACACGGCCGGCATCAATCTCGACCCGCTGGTGATCGACGAAGTGATCGCCCTGCTGACCACCATCAAGAAAGGCTGGCTTGGCGTCCAGGCCAAGGCCAATGGTGGATAGGCAACGCACACTGCTGTCGCTGACGCAAAAAATGCATGCCGCTGTCGGCGCGGAAGACTGGTCGATGCTGGCGGCGCTGAACACGCTGCTGTCCACGACCCTGCCGCAGATGGCGGCGCAAGGTCCGTGGGACGCGGCCGAAAAGGCCGCCCTCTCGGCCCTGTACCAGGTACACCAGGAAGCCGCCCGCCGCTGCGACCTTGCCACCGCAGAAGTCGGCCGCAAGCTCAGCGAATTGCAGGCGAATAAAGAAGGCTTGCTCGCCTATGCGCTGGACAGCGAGCTGGCAGAAAACGGATACACAGCATGACCATGACCATCACCAGCCCGGCCACGCCGGGCACCACCAGCACCCTCAGTACCGGCATTGCAGCAGCCGGGCAGCCGGGTGCGAGCGAAGATTTCTTGTTGAACGGCATCGTTGGCCGCCAGCCCGCGCCGGCCGGCGCCCCGGTCAACGCCGCTGCGCCGGGCATGCCGGCCGTACCGACCGACCGCGCCGCGCAAGCGCCGCTGTTTGCGCACATCATGGACACGACCACCGAAGGTGACGCGACCGTTGCTGCACCAGCAGGCGCTACTGCCACGCAAGAGCCAGCCGATGCCGATAATGCCGGCATCGCCGCCGCGGGGGCGCCCGCCATCATCGTCGCCCCCGTCTTCGCTGCCGTCATGGCCCCCGCCATCGCGCTGCCTGCCCTGGCCGGCAACCGGTCCATCGCGCCGGCGCCGGTCGCGGCCGACACCACGGTGAGTACTGCGGTCAGCGCGGTGGCTGGCACAAGTGCCGGCGCCACGCTGTATCCGTCCGCTACCCCGTTCAACCTGCCTGCCGCGAATATCGCCGTGACCACGCCTTCAGGCGCGGCACCGCAGGCCAGCTATACCGCGCTGCAGGATGCCAACCAGTTGGCGCTGGCACAGCAAGCTGCGCGTGTCACCGAGGACATCGGCGCGCCGTTATTGGCCACGTACGGCTATGCATCCGCAGTCACGCCAGCGAACCCGCAACTGGTCGAGGCCGCAACCGCCGCAGCAGTCACAACAACCTCACCGCGCACGTCCGGCATCCCGGTTACCGGCATGATCCCGGCTGTTGCCAGTCACGGGGGCACCGTAGCCGACGCGGCCGCACCTGCGGTCTCCAACACCGCCATCACGGAAAATGCCGTGCCTGCCTCGGTCGCGGGCTCGGTCAAGCCATTCAACCCGGCGCTGGCCACCAACGCCGCTGCCATGCCAGGCCACCAGGCAGGCGCGGCGCCAACCACGACGGCCGCTGCTGCTGCCAGCACCATGGCTGCAACGGCGGACAGGACGACCGCCACGACGGCCGCCACGGCACCGGCAACGACACGGTTCGCCACGTCGGAGTATGCAGCCGCTCCCGCAGTGGCAACGATCGTGGCCGAGGCAAGCGGCCAGCAATTCAGCGGGCGCAAGGCCGCTGCGGTGGCCAATGCGGCGCTGCCACTCCCGGCCAATGCGTCATTGCCACCCTCGACCAATGCGGCAATTCCATTCCCGACCGCTGCCGCACAGCCACTCCGCGCAACCGCCGCAGCTACCGCCAGCGCGACCATTGCCAGCTACCCTGCCATTACCGGGGCTGCCCAGTCCCGCGCGATGCCTGCCGTGGCCAGCGCAGGTGTGGACGTCGCCGTGCCCGCACCAGTTGCAGCCAACCGCGACCATGGTCTCGGCATGTCCAGCGACGACGGCCAGGCAACGGCGAAATTTACCAGCGCACTGGCGGCCACTGCCAGCGCTACCCCGCCCACCGTGGCGGCCGCAGCGACAACGCCTGCCGGCTTCGCCGCGCCCGTCAAGCTGGCGGGGGCGCCGGAACAATGGCAGCAACCACTGCGCGAAGCGCTGGGCGACCGCCTGCAAGTGAATTTGCAACGTAACAACAACCAGGCCGTGATCCGCCTCGACCCGCCAAACATGGGCAGCATCGAGATTTCGATCCGCCAGAGCGCCGGCGCGCTGCAAGTGAACCTGTCCGCCAGTAACAGCGAGGTCGTCCGCCAGCTCAACGCCATCGGCGATTCGGTGCGCCAGGACCTGGCCACCCGCCAGTTCAGCGACGTGGCGGTGACGGTATCGACCGCCCGCACGTCGGCCCTGTCGCAAGCGACACCGCAGCCATCCTATTCGCAGGGGCAGCCAGATGGCGGCCGCCAGCAGCAACAGGAGCAGGAACGCGGTCGCAACCCGGGCCGGGCCCTGTACCAGGATGACTCGAAACCAGTTTTTGCCATGAATGACCAGGAGTAATCTGTAGATGAACAAGAAAATAATTGTCGCGATCGCGCTGGTCGTCGTGGTTGGCGCGGCCGTGGCCGGCGGTGCGTTCTGGTATATGTCCAAGGACGCCCACGCGGAAGAGACTTCTGCCGATGGCAAGAAGGCCGCGAAGAAGGAAGAGAAAAAGAAAGAAGGTCCCCCAAAGTACATGACGGTGGACAAGGTCATCATCATGCTCAAGCGTCAGCCCGGTGACACCAGTTCCCACTACATGTCGGCCGACCTGGTGATCACCACGGACGAGAAGACCGAGAAGCAGGCCAAGGAACATTTGCCGATGTTGCGCAGCGTTGCCGTACGCACGCTGTCCGACCTGACCATGGCCACCGCCCAGACCATGACGATCGACCAGTTTGCGGCGGCATTGAACAAGGCTTTCGATGAAGCGTACGAGCACGAAGGCCTGGACAAGCCGTTTACCGATGTCATGATCGGCAAGCTCATCATTGAGTAAGCCACAGCCAGCATGGTTAACAGTGGAGCGGGCATGGCCTATGTAGAGCATCCTGGCAATGCGTATGCCGATGGTTACGGCGACGGCGGCGACGGCGCGGTGGCGATGCACAGCCCGGCCGACGAGCAGAAATACCTGCTGTCGTATGCGCCGCTGGTCAAGCGCATCGTGCGCCAGCTCAACTCGCAGGTGGCGGGGGCAATCGACCGCGACGACATGGAGCAGATCGGCCTGATCGGTTTGCTGGAAGCGCTGCGCCGCTATGGCGCGCCCGACGAAACGTTCGGCAGCTATGCCAGCTTGCGCATCCGCGGCGCCATCCTCGACGAGTTGCGGCGCCAGGACTGGCGCCCGCGCGCGGTGCGCCAGCACAGCCACAAATTGCGCGACAGCGTGCGTGCGCTGACCCGCAAGCTGGGCCACGAACCGAGCGAACAGGAAATCATGACCGGGCTGTCCTTGACGCCCGAGCAATACCAGGCTTACCAGCTCGACGAGAATGCCGAGCTGATCGCCAGTTTCGATGAAGTACTGCAGGAATCCGTGGGCCAGGACAGCGCCCCGGGGCCGGAAGAGCAATTGATCGTGCGGCGCAGCCTGGAGCAGGCCT
This is a stretch of genomic DNA from Duganella zoogloeoides. It encodes these proteins:
- a CDS encoding flagellar motor switch protein FliG is translated as MAELNNYQDNDGEFGAQAKLTPVEQAAIVLLSIGEEPAAAVLRCLSREELIEVTQVMSRMSGIKVESVKNAMQTFFDDYRQQSGVHGASRSYLKRSLDLALGSDLANTVLNNIYGDELRPKMARLQWASPKWLAEYISNEHVQMQAVFLAFLPPALAGQIIDALPVEGRDLVLLNLARMDEIDRELLQELDELVVRCLSSFDSQSTSVEGIRQTAEILNRLPGNRAQMVELLRAHDPDVVSKIELSMYDFLILANQSENALSRIIEEVPLEQWAIALKGAEVSIRDAILKTMPKRQAQAFEDMMRRAGPMPMSRIEQTRQEIMNTVKALADNGEVEIQLFAEQVVE
- the fliH gene encoding flagellar assembly protein FliH, which gives rise to MKQFRAYRFPPLAQFTSMAQQRAAANGNAGGGDAGAQWAASVTEGFEQGQRDGYEIGLARGQEDGYEAGRNAGQQQGREEGRHETLVAYDQMARPVDAMLKSLKKLRSDYRAAQRKEVVDLVAKVARQVIRAELALQPVQLMSLVEETLASMPPTREEIDVYLNPEELKRITELDPKRSKKWHLIGDARLEVGECRIKAGDNEVDAGCHQRLAAVMEQVDNQLQAADGGDDDDTESEQ
- the fliI gene encoding flagellar protein export ATPase FliI, which produces MIADALRNLELGSVPMATPTGRLVGASGLLLEAVGCPLHTGQRCQIETVSGEWLDAQVVGFRDKVSYLMPFKKAIGLTTGARVLPSPDKINLQIGSGWLGRMVNGLGEPIDGLGKLGGDFPLDSQPPRINPLRKKPVTEPLDVGVRAINAMLTLGRGQRVGLMAGSGVGKSVLLGLMTRQTVADVVVVGLIGERSREVREFVDMSLGKEGLQKAVLVIAPADESPLMRIMATELCHSIAAHYRDQGKNVLLLVDSLTRYAMALREVALALGEPPATKGYPPSVFSALPQLVESAGNGENQVGSMSAIYTVLAEGDDQQDPVVDTARAILDGHIVLTRELAERGHYPAIDIGQSISRCMSQVITPEHMLAARALKASMSRHDRVRDLIPLGAYVPGADLVTDKAVMLHPRVEQFLCQGTKEEAPYAPCIIQLETLMK
- the fliJ gene encoding flagellar export protein FliJ → MSQHNIRNLTTLVALRNTEVERLQTEMAEKTNLRDRYQKNLDRLTGLYVNMGASGNLHPALAGNCGDYKQAVMVMADNHRVDLHLHEADMAVSQQALNAAWAKREVLGKVLDKQHKVVQKEQHSKERKQHDELATQAWWRGQK
- the fliD gene encoding flagellar filament capping protein FliD — protein: MAVITSPTYDPQTTATNLANAYIKAPQAVLDAQVARDKSDTAALATLGTALSTFQTAINALANGASKTISARGATFSDTTIATGSAGALAAAGSYSFYVEQVATAGQVSFGISNGLAPNNGKLNIKMGDNSNIEIDLATANTDNNGELTPKEIAAAINASADNDGKLTASTITINGDTRLVLTSTKTGKDAGVEEITLTGASDQTLADDLADKTILTAANNAIVWSGPKTTGTKIEQASNTFTVIDDVSFTIAKAQGASDAPITLKVGADTAATTANVQAFVTAYNNLYNAVNALTQAGNAASNVTPGVLNADSGVKALRDQLGTALRAATGGLSLVSFGITGNRDGTLSLDTARLTKAVAANPGSLDTMFGSSSSLGLNDSGVLGKMNKLISSWTDTSKGTISVRKQASAKLQSQLADRQTALEVQFNNAYRRYLTQFTTLQQLQSSMTNTSNLFTELFSSSSKT
- the fliS gene encoding flagellar export chaperone FliS, with product MLNHEAYSSYHATNLDAQVARASPVELVLVLTDGLLEELARARGHIAGKRYELKAISLNKCTDIINGLSSSLDYDNGGEVVKNLGRLYEYCASRLYTAGINLDPLVIDEVIALLTTIKKGWLGVQAKANGG
- a CDS encoding flagellar hook-length control protein FliK — encoded protein: MTMTITSPATPGTTSTLSTGIAAAGQPGASEDFLLNGIVGRQPAPAGAPVNAAAPGMPAVPTDRAAQAPLFAHIMDTTTEGDATVAAPAGATATQEPADADNAGIAAAGAPAIIVAPVFAAVMAPAIALPALAGNRSIAPAPVAADTTVSTAVSAVAGTSAGATLYPSATPFNLPAANIAVTTPSGAAPQASYTALQDANQLALAQQAARVTEDIGAPLLATYGYASAVTPANPQLVEAATAAAVTTTSPRTSGIPVTGMIPAVASHGGTVADAAAPAVSNTAITENAVPASVAGSVKPFNPALATNAAAMPGHQAGAAPTTTAAAAASTMAATADRTTATTAATAPATTRFATSEYAAAPAVATIVAEASGQQFSGRKAAAVANAALPLPANASLPPSTNAAIPFPTAAAQPLRATAAATASATIASYPAITGAAQSRAMPAVASAGVDVAVPAPVAANRDHGLGMSSDDGQATAKFTSALAATASATPPTVAAAATTPAGFAAPVKLAGAPEQWQQPLREALGDRLQVNLQRNNNQAVIRLDPPNMGSIEISIRQSAGALQVNLSASNSEVVRQLNAIGDSVRQDLATRQFSDVAVTVSTARTSALSQATPQPSYSQGQPDGGRQQQQEQERGRNPGRALYQDDSKPVFAMNDQE
- a CDS encoding flagellar basal body-associated FliL family protein yields the protein MNKKIIVAIALVVVVGAAVAGGAFWYMSKDAHAEETSADGKKAAKKEEKKKEGPPKYMTVDKVIIMLKRQPGDTSSHYMSADLVITTDEKTEKQAKEHLPMLRSVAVRTLSDLTMATAQTMTIDQFAAALNKAFDEAYEHEGLDKPFTDVMIGKLIIE
- a CDS encoding FliA/WhiG family RNA polymerase sigma factor; protein product: MAYVEHPGNAYADGYGDGGDGAVAMHSPADEQKYLLSYAPLVKRIVRQLNSQVAGAIDRDDMEQIGLIGLLEALRRYGAPDETFGSYASLRIRGAILDELRRQDWRPRAVRQHSHKLRDSVRALTRKLGHEPSEQEIMTGLSLTPEQYQAYQLDENAELIASFDEVLQESVGQDSAPGPEEQLIVRRSLEQALRSLDEREQRVVQMYYEFELSYKEIAAVLDLTDARVCQLNKAALNKMKAVLQAA